In Gemmatimonadaceae bacterium, the genomic window TTCCCAGCGTCCGGCGCCAATGCCGACGGCTTCACGACGATGCAACTCACCTTCACGCAGGTGCCACTGTGACGTTCCGGACCGCCCGACTGTGCGCGGCATCACTGCTCCTCACCCTGACTGCCTGCCGCAACATGCCCGCCGACAAGGCACCATCCACCGACAACGCGGCCCCGGCAGCCAGCTCCACACCAACGCCCGCCGGCGTCCAGACAGCACCCTTCGGCACGCTGCCGTCCGGCCAGGCGGTGACGCAGTACACGCTGAAGAACGCCAACGGGATCGAGCTGCGCGCCATCACGTACGGCGGCATCATCACGTCGCTGAAGACACCCGACAAGACCGGCGCCTTCGCCGACATCGTGCTCGGCTACGACAACCTCGACGGATACCTCAAGACGACGCCGTACTTCGGCGCCATCGTGGGCCGCTACGGCAATCGCATCGCCAAGGGAAAGTTCACGCTCGACGGCACCACACACACACTCGCCACCAACAACGGCCCCAATGCGCTGCACGGTGGCGTGGTGGGCTTCGACAAGGTGCTGTGGACCGGCAAGCCGGTGACCGTTGCAGGCGGCCAGGCGGTCGAGTTCAGCTACACATCGAAGGATGGCGAAGAAGGGTATCCCGGCACGCTGCAGGTCACGGTGCGCTACACGCTCACCGACAGCAACCAGCTGCAGATCGAATACCACGCCACGACCGACAAGGCGACGCCGGTGAACATCACGCAGCACAGCTACTTCAACCTGGCCGGCGACGGCAGCGGTGACGTGCTGAAGCACGAAGTGACGCTGAACGCCGACCGGTTCACGCCGGTGGACAGCACGCTGATTCCCACTGGCGCGTTGCAGTCGGTCGCCGGCACGCCATTCGACTTTCGCAAGCCAACCGCGATCGGTGCGCGCATCAACGACACCGACACGCAACTGAAGAACGGTGGCGGCTACGACCACAACTGGGTGCTCACCCGCAACGGCGAGGGGCTCTCAGCGGCGGCGCACGTGTACGAGCCGACCAGCGGACGCACGCTCCACGTCGAGACCACCGAGCCGGGCGTCCAGTTCTACACCGGCAACTTCCTCGACGGCACCATCACCGGGAAGTCAGGCCACGTCTACAAGTACCGGAACGGCTTCTGCCTCGAGACGCAGCACTTTCCCGACTCGCCGAACCAGGCGGCGTTCCCGAGCACGATCCTGAAGCCTGGGGCGGAGCACGTGTCGCGGACCGTGTTCACGTTCGGGGTGGAGCGCTGATTCGTCGGGTCGGTGCGGTTTGAGGGTGGGTCAACAGTGTTCACGCGGAGGGGCGGAGGGGCGGAGGGTTTCGAGTTGCTCGAGTTGTCGGTGCGCGATCACGAGAACTCAGCTACCGTTCCGCCTCTCTTCTTTGGTTGATTCTGAGACGCGAATCTGGTGAGGGGACGAGGTTGTTCACGACACGACGGAGGCCGTGGATCAGCGAGCTGCCACCGAAGTTGAGGACCAGGCCGACGGAGAGGCCGGTCAGCTTGAGACAGGTGCGCAGTTGCCGGGCGAAGACGGGATCGAGTTTCGTGACCGACTTCGCCTCCACGATGACGGCATCCTCCACGATCAAGTCGGCGCGGAAGGCCTCGTCGAAGAGCTTACCGGCGAACTCGAATCGCACCGCCGCCTGCCGTCGCGACCTGAGCCTGCGGCGCTCGAGATACAACGCGAGCGCCGCCTCGTAGAACGACTCGAGCAACCCCGGACCCGCATCCCGGTGCAGCTCGATCGCCGCGCCGATGACGTGATCAGTGACATCGTCAATCAACATCGTCTCTTTCGACATCGACGACCCCGAACGTTCACGGCACCCTCCGCCTCTCCGCCCCTCCGCGTGAACAATGTTGACGATGCCGGCCAAACGCAGACAACCGAACCACTGCGCGAGCAAGCGATTCAACGCTGATCACGGTTGCGGCGCGACGTTCTCGAGGTAGACCCCGAGCAACTGCCCCCGCCTGAGCGGCGGTAGAGTGAGGTCGATGCGGTGAGGCTGGTCCGGCGCGAGCCGCGAAAGGTCAGCCCAGAAACCGATGAACGTGCTCTTCTCAGGCTGGATGGACGTGTAGGCACGCCGGAACTCGACCCGCTGCCCGTCGATCAGCAGCTCGGCACTCGATGCGTCATCACCACCGACGATCGGTGCCCAGAGCAGCAGCCGCTCCGGCACCAGCCACGGCACCAGCGAGTCGGTTGCCGTCCACGGCAGCGGCCATTCCCGGCGGATCGCGGCCTGCCGGTCCAGCGTCGCCTGCGGAATGCGGAGGGTGGCGGTCAGCCGGCCACCGGTGAACGTCGAGTCCCACGGCACGACCGGGTGCATGGGGCCGCGCATGTCATCACCGTCGCTCCCCGAACTGGGAACGACCCGCCCAGCGCGACGCAACGGCGCGTTCACAACGCCGGTGCCGCGGCGGCGCACCTCGAGCACGATCGCCGAGCCGCCCGGCACATCCATCGAGAGCGTGTCACCACGGAGGATGCGCGGCGCGACGCTGCGGGCGACACGCGGGTGGACCTCCGTGATCGCATACTCTCCCGCCCGAAGCAGGCCGATCGACGCATCCAGCGGCACCCGCGCACCCAGCGCTCGCGGATCGGGATTGAACAGGAAGATGAAGCCGTGATCCCTGTCGATCATCGCGCTGCCATCCACCTTCCCCAGCGCCGGCTGCCCGAGGATCTGCCGCGTATGCCGCAGAAGGTCCTTGTTCGTCGCCGTCCACTCCAGCCACCCGCGCAGCCACCCGCGATCGCGCTCACCGAAGTGCGCGAACTCCGCCGAGTCACGGCCCGGCAGCAGGTTGATCACGTTGTTCCAGCCACCCACCGCGATGCTGCTGAGCACCGAGTACTTCCACCCCAGGTAGTCCCAGTCACGCGCCCGGAACGGCAGGATCACCTTGCCGCGGTCGGCCGTCATGACCTGCGGCATGTCGTCCGTCTCGTCCAGCCGCGGCGTCTGGTGCGTCATGAAGCCGGGCACCATCTCGTTCGGCGTGAACTCGTAGTTGCGATAGCGATACGCGGTGTAACGCTCCCGGTTGGCGGACACACGATCGAAGTGCAGGTCGGGGTACGGCGTGAAGCTCTCGGGCTGCTCGTCGTGGAACGTCGGATGCGGATAGCTGCCGGCCAGGTAGCTCCACGGCCCATACAGGTGATGCGCCTGCCGCCCGTCCAGCACGATGCCCGGCACGCGACGGCGCAACTCCTCCATCACTCGCCGCCATCCGTACCACTGCGCATAGCGACTCGTGCCTTCGTAGGTGAGGAACGTGTGATCGAACGAGTAGCCCGCGATACCGGTGCGATCGTGAAACGCGACCAGCTCCTCGATCAGCCAGTCCTGCAGCGCACGATTGCCGAGGCTTGCCGCCTTGCGCTTCGCATCACCGCGCGCCGGCACCAGCCACTGCGAGTCCTGCGAGAACGGCATGACGGGATAGACGTACGCGAGCAATCCAAGCTTCCGCTGCTTCGCCGCATCGAGCATCTGCTGCACGCTTGGCGGGATCTGGCTGCTGCGCGTCTTCCATTCGCCGCTGCGGATCTTCTGCCCCAACCCGAGCCAGAGCACATGCTCCCAGCTCCAGTCGTCCATGCTCTGCTCACGCCGCGAGATGGCGGAGTTCGATGGTGCGTACAGCACATACTGCGCACCCACCGCGGCGGCCTGGTCGAAGAGCCGCAGGTACTCCGTCCGCCCCGCCTGGGTGCCGACGTCGATCTGGTAGTCATTCGCACACCAGCCCACGAACACATTGAGCGGCGCCTGCGGCTCGTAGATGAAGCTCGATCGCACCATGCCGGTGAACGCCGCCACCTCGGCCTCATCCAGCCCCGGCGTCCCCTGCTCCAGCGGCTTCCACTCCGCCGTCATCTCGGCGGCGATCCGGCGGCCGCTGAGCGCGACGGGCGCGATCAGCGCGCGGTCGGACGTGAACGTGCCGTACTGCACGCGCCATTCCAGCTGCGGTGCGTACCGCATCGTCACGTCGCTGCCGCTGGTCGTGACGCGGAGGAACGGGTTCTGCGCGACGACGAGCAGCGATCGCCGCGCGCCGGATCGCAGCGCCGCGCCGTACTCCAGCGTGCCGAGCGATGGCTTCGGGCTCATCGGACGGAAGACGCTGACGGGTGGCGCGGCCAGCGACAGGTCGAGGAGCGTGACGCTGTCGACGCTGAAGGTGCGTGCCGCGAGCGCCGTGATGCGCAGCTGCTTCGAGACGAAGCGCCACCCGGGCCGCAGCGCGTAGGTGACGTGCACCTGCCAGGCGTTGCCACGGAAGTGATAGACCATCCCGTCGGCCGTGCGCTCGCGCTCCGGTGCCGGCAGGGTGCGGCTGTCGAGCGTGGTGCCGCCGATGGTGATCGCGAAGCCGTCACGCCCGAGGTGATCGGTGTGCGATGCCACGACGTCCGTGATCGACGTCAACCCGCGCGGGCCGAAGCGGGCGCGCAGGTGCTCGTTGGTCAGTTGCTGTCCCCGGACCGCCGTGGCGCCTGCCGCCAGCAGGACGAGGATCCGGCAGGCGTGGATCGCCATGTCGTTCCCAGGTCAGGTGTGCACACCCGCGTGGCGTGGCGCTGCCACGCGGGACGCCGCGCGGCTGTCAGCGATTGCCGCGGAGCTGCTTCCAGGAGGCCAGGCAGCGACGCGCCGTCTCGAACTCGTCGAACCGGCTGCCTTCCTGCTCCATCAGGTAGAACTCCACGCCACCGACC contains:
- a CDS encoding galactose mutarotase → MTFRTARLCAASLLLTLTACRNMPADKAPSTDNAAPAASSTPTPAGVQTAPFGTLPSGQAVTQYTLKNANGIELRAITYGGIITSLKTPDKTGAFADIVLGYDNLDGYLKTTPYFGAIVGRYGNRIAKGKFTLDGTTHTLATNNGPNALHGGVVGFDKVLWTGKPVTVAGGQAVEFSYTSKDGEEGYPGTLQVTVRYTLTDSNQLQIEYHATTDKATPVNITQHSYFNLAGDGSGDVLKHEVTLNADRFTPVDSTLIPTGALQSVAGTPFDFRKPTAIGARINDTDTQLKNGGGYDHNWVLTRNGEGLSAAAHVYEPTSGRTLHVETTEPGVQFYTGNFLDGTITGKSGHVYKYRNGFCLETQHFPDSPNQAAFPSTILKPGAEHVSRTVFTFGVER
- a CDS encoding GxxExxY protein, with the translated sequence MNRLLAQWFGCLRLAGIVNIVHAEGRRGGGCRERSGSSMSKETMLIDDVTDHVIGAAIELHRDAGPGLLESFYEAALALYLERRRLRSRRQAAVRFEFAGKLFDEAFRADLIVEDAVIVEAKSVTKLDPVFARQLRTCLKLTGLSVGLVLNFGGSSLIHGLRRVVNNLVPSPDSRLRINQRREAER